A portion of the Acidobacteriota bacterium genome contains these proteins:
- a CDS encoding ABC transporter permease yields MSEPAPPYLARRLVRLLLPAQGRHFLADLETSFKRDAAQRGAARARLLYWKEALSPSLLRLAWELRRRRRERAPRGPKEWIMSLFNDFSLSLRGLRREPLLTAFALLSLTLAIGANTAVFSIIHPLLLSPLNLPEADRLVRLWEIAGPHQGWAVSPPNLRDWREQNEAFEVLGAYTFPENYNLSRDGRPEVLRGIRFEPEMARVLKVEPMLGRLFRPDEDQPGKSQVAVLSHRLWQRLYAGRETAVGDTLELDGQPHQIIGVLPPGLQWPPRSGMEIYRPLTVPPDLAGSRNSHWINVAGRLKPGVKIDQARQQMQAIAERIERQETHPFGKRGVRIWPLYDSLVSQSKDGLHMLWGAVSLILLIGCANVANLLLARGVRRRPEMAVRSALGASRTRLLRLLLGEGLILALAGGTLGVLLCLWMIPYLTALPGSGMPLGETGSVSLPVLGFSFLLSLLTALAAGILPALRASRSQPDAALKERRSGGGGETRDWLRGGLVTCEVALAVVVLTAGGLLLKSYFRLTAVDPGLDTRSVLTASLPLNGPDYDEESEQQAFYRRLLEEAASMPGVRHAGLISLLPLREWGVSTRIYVTGSDGSLQESNVPSELRIVGGDYFQAAGVELLAGRLFRPDEERMGVIVNQAFAQRFLNGENPVGRRIASSSETSPEDWIPIVGMVADVHNIGLHTQPRPEFYMPLSIQSRPDMTLVLSASVEPMSLAETLRERVRGIDPRQPLSDLSVMSEVVHRSLADRRFRTLMMGLFAFIALVLALTGVYSVLSFTIGRRVYEIAVRSALGARRRHIYSLVLKAGLTPAAVGIGLGLGASLWIAQWLRSQLFAVQPIDPLVLMSVALLMLAVASAASLLPARRAARVDPAVSLRAN; encoded by the coding sequence ATGAGCGAACCGGCACCGCCTTACCTGGCCCGCCGCCTCGTCCGCCTGCTGCTGCCCGCGCAGGGCCGGCATTTCCTGGCCGACCTGGAAACGTCCTTCAAGCGCGACGCGGCTCAGCGGGGAGCCGCAAGAGCCCGGCTGCTCTATTGGAAGGAAGCCCTTTCACCCTCACTCCTTCGCCTGGCCTGGGAGCTTCGCCGCCGGCGTCGAGAGAGGGCCCCGCGCGGCCCCAAGGAATGGATCATGAGCCTTTTCAACGACTTTTCCCTCTCCCTGCGCGGTCTGCGGCGCGAGCCCCTGCTGACGGCTTTCGCCTTGCTCTCCCTGACCTTGGCCATCGGCGCCAACACGGCCGTGTTCAGCATCATTCATCCCTTGTTGCTGAGTCCGCTCAACCTGCCCGAAGCCGATCGGCTGGTGCGCCTGTGGGAGATCGCCGGACCTCATCAGGGCTGGGCCGTCTCCCCTCCAAACCTGCGCGATTGGAGAGAGCAGAACGAGGCTTTCGAGGTGCTGGGCGCCTACACCTTTCCTGAGAACTACAACCTCAGCCGCGACGGCCGTCCCGAGGTCTTGCGGGGCATCCGCTTCGAGCCCGAGATGGCCCGGGTGTTGAAGGTCGAGCCGATGCTGGGGCGCCTCTTCCGTCCCGACGAAGACCAGCCGGGCAAGTCTCAGGTGGCGGTGCTGAGCCATCGCCTCTGGCAGCGGCTTTACGCCGGGCGCGAGACGGCCGTCGGGGACACCCTCGAACTGGACGGCCAACCCCACCAGATCATCGGAGTGCTGCCTCCGGGCCTCCAATGGCCGCCCCGCTCGGGCATGGAGATCTACCGTCCGCTGACGGTGCCTCCCGACTTGGCCGGGAGCCGCAACAGCCATTGGATCAACGTGGCCGGACGCCTCAAGCCGGGCGTCAAGATCGATCAGGCCCGCCAGCAGATGCAGGCCATCGCCGAGCGCATCGAGCGACAGGAAACGCATCCCTTCGGGAAGCGGGGCGTGCGCATCTGGCCGCTCTACGACTCGTTGGTCTCGCAGTCCAAGGACGGACTGCACATGCTCTGGGGAGCGGTGAGCCTGATCCTCCTGATCGGCTGCGCCAACGTGGCCAACCTGCTGCTGGCCCGGGGCGTCCGCAGGCGTCCTGAGATGGCCGTCCGCTCGGCCCTGGGCGCCAGCCGTACGCGCCTCTTGCGCCTCCTGTTGGGCGAAGGTCTGATCTTGGCCCTGGCGGGGGGAACGCTGGGGGTGCTCCTCTGTCTTTGGATGATTCCCTACCTGACGGCCCTGCCGGGAAGCGGCATGCCCCTGGGCGAGACGGGTAGCGTCAGCCTTCCCGTGCTGGGCTTTTCCTTCTTGCTTTCGCTGCTGACCGCGCTGGCTGCAGGCATTCTGCCCGCACTGAGGGCTTCCCGCAGCCAACCCGATGCGGCTCTTAAGGAGCGCAGAAGCGGAGGCGGAGGCGAGACCCGGGATTGGCTGCGGGGCGGACTGGTGACCTGCGAGGTGGCCCTGGCCGTGGTGGTGCTGACGGCCGGCGGACTGCTGCTGAAAAGCTACTTCCGCCTGACGGCGGTCGACCCCGGGCTGGACACCCGCTCCGTCCTCACCGCTTCCCTGCCCCTCAACGGCCCCGACTACGACGAGGAATCCGAGCAGCAGGCCTTTTACCGCCGCCTGCTGGAAGAAGCGGCTTCCATGCCGGGAGTCCGCCACGCCGGACTTATCAGCCTTTTGCCGCTGCGCGAGTGGGGCGTCAGCACCCGCATCTACGTCACCGGCAGCGACGGAAGCCTGCAAGAGAGCAACGTTCCCTCCGAACTGCGCATCGTGGGCGGGGACTACTTTCAGGCCGCCGGGGTGGAGTTGCTGGCGGGGCGCCTCTTCCGTCCAGACGAGGAGCGGATGGGGGTCATCGTCAACCAGGCCTTCGCCCAGCGCTTCCTTAACGGCGAGAATCCGGTAGGACGCCGCATCGCCTCCAGCAGCGAGACGTCCCCCGAGGACTGGATCCCCATCGTGGGAATGGTGGCCGACGTCCACAACATAGGCCTGCACACCCAGCCGCGGCCCGAATTCTACATGCCCCTTTCCATCCAAAGCCGTCCTGACATGACGCTGGTGCTGTCGGCTTCGGTGGAGCCCATGAGCCTGGCCGAGACCTTGCGGGAACGGGTGCGGGGCATCGATCCGCGCCAACCGCTCAGCGATCTCAGCGTCATGTCCGAAGTGGTCCACCGCTCGCTGGCCGACCGGCGCTTCAGGACGCTGATGATGGGCCTCTTCGCCTTCATCGCCCTGGTGCTGGCCCTGACCGGCGTCTACAGCGTGCTCTCCTTCACCATCGGACGGCGCGTCTACGAGATCGCCGTCCGCTCGGCGCTGGGCGCTCGACGCCGCCACATCTATTCGCTGGTGCTGAAAGCGGGGCTGACTCCCGCCGCCGTTGGAATCGGCCTGGGCTTGGGGGCTTCGCTCTGGATCGCCCAGTGGCTGAGAAGCCAGCTCTTCGCCGTCCAGCCTATCGACCCGCTGGTCTTGATGAGCGTTGCGCTGCTCATGCTGGCGGTGGCATCGGCAGCCTCTCTGCTGCCCGCCCGCCGGGCCGCCCGCGTCGACCCCGCCGTCTCGCTAAGGGCCAACTGA
- a CDS encoding MgtC/SapB family protein has product MELTDFVPYAVALALGLLVGMQRERSKNEVAGVRTFALITVLGTLAAHLSQTFGGWVLASAWIALAAMIGVGNVARIAQDDTDPGITTELAALVMFGVGAALKVELTPLALAVGGLVTVLLYWKRPLHDVVKRIGDREFRAVMNFTLLALVILPVLPNRDYGPFQVLNPFQIWLMVVLIVGISVAAYMVYRLLGARSGTLVTGILGGLISSTATTVSYARRSRDLEGSAKVAAAVIMIASTVVFGRVLFEVAVVAPSVFPRIAGPLAAMIVIMALITLPSLFGLRKQEAGLAEQEGDPAQIGTAIVFGALYALVLLAVAASKAYFGEGALYLVAGISGLTDMDAITLSTAQLVRAEQLDASTGWRVILVASMANLVFKFGAVAALSKARLRRRIAVLFGLALAGGALLLLLWPG; this is encoded by the coding sequence ATGGAGCTGACAGACTTCGTCCCATATGCCGTGGCTTTGGCGCTGGGACTGCTGGTGGGGATGCAGCGCGAACGGTCCAAGAACGAAGTGGCCGGGGTGCGCACTTTCGCCCTGATCACCGTGCTGGGGACGCTGGCCGCCCACCTTTCCCAGACCTTCGGCGGATGGGTGCTGGCCTCGGCCTGGATCGCCCTGGCCGCCATGATCGGTGTGGGCAACGTGGCCCGCATCGCCCAGGACGACACCGATCCCGGCATCACCACCGAGCTGGCGGCGCTGGTCATGTTCGGCGTGGGGGCGGCCCTCAAGGTCGAACTCACCCCGCTGGCGCTGGCCGTCGGCGGACTGGTCACCGTGCTCCTCTACTGGAAGCGTCCGCTGCATGACGTGGTCAAGCGAATCGGCGACCGCGAGTTCCGCGCCGTGATGAACTTCACGCTGCTGGCGCTGGTCATCCTGCCGGTGCTGCCCAACCGCGACTACGGCCCCTTCCAGGTGCTCAATCCCTTTCAGATCTGGCTCATGGTGGTGCTCATCGTGGGCATTTCAGTGGCGGCCTACATGGTCTACCGCCTGCTGGGCGCGCGCAGCGGAACCCTCGTCACCGGCATCCTCGGCGGACTCATTTCTTCAACCGCCACCACCGTCTCCTACGCCCGCCGAAGCCGCGACCTGGAAGGAAGCGCCAAAGTGGCAGCCGCCGTCATCATGATCGCCTCCACGGTGGTTTTCGGACGCGTCCTCTTCGAGGTGGCCGTGGTGGCTCCTTCAGTCTTTCCCCGCATCGCGGGTCCGCTGGCGGCGATGATCGTCATCATGGCCCTGATCACGCTTCCCTCGCTGTTCGGCCTGCGCAAGCAAGAGGCCGGACTGGCCGAGCAGGAAGGCGACCCGGCTCAAATCGGGACCGCGATCGTCTTCGGCGCCCTCTACGCCTTGGTGCTGCTGGCGGTTGCCGCCTCCAAAGCCTATTTCGGCGAAGGAGCCCTCTACCTGGTCGCCGGAATCTCCGGCCTCACCGACATGGACGCCATTACCCTGTCCACCGCCCAGTTGGTGAGGGCCGAGCAACTCGACGCCTCCACCGGATGGCGCGTCATCCTGGTGGCCTCGATGGCCAACCTGGTCTTCAAGTTCGGCGCCGTGGCCGCTCTCTCCAAAGCCCGTCTGCGCCGCCGCATCGCCGTCCTCTTCGGCCTGGCCTTGGCGGGCGGCGCTCTGCTGCTGCTCTTGTGGCCGGGCTGA
- a CDS encoding helix-turn-helix transcriptional regulator, with protein MEFWDRRMVKKVTLGETEQRLLLALWRLGEGAGGAEVQAELEECIGLRLSLSAIHYTLLRLEEKGFVASRLGDPQPVRGGKARRLFRLRPAGKAALRQEKQALNALWEGLEESS; from the coding sequence TTGGAGTTTTGGGACAGGCGCATGGTCAAGAAAGTGACGCTGGGCGAGACGGAACAGAGGCTTTTGTTGGCTCTGTGGAGGCTGGGCGAGGGCGCCGGGGGAGCCGAGGTGCAGGCCGAGTTGGAGGAATGCATCGGGCTGCGCCTCTCGTTGAGCGCCATCCACTACACGCTGCTGCGCCTGGAAGAGAAGGGTTTTGTTGCCTCGCGTTTGGGGGATCCCCAGCCGGTAAGGGGAGGCAAGGCACGCCGGCTCTTTCGTCTGCGGCCGGCGGGAAAGGCGGCGCTGCGCCAGGAAAAGCAGGCCCTCAACGCACTCTGGGAGGGACTGGAGGAGTCGTCATGA
- a CDS encoding isoprenylcysteine carboxylmethyltransferase family protein, which translates to MGFTSTTLWLRSLFWAALAPGTVTLLIPYLIVTRWGPATVSHWGVTQFLGLALVLTGAGLLVHCIWNFAAIGRGTLSPLDAPRRLVVNGLYRYTRNPMYVSVLTVLLGEALLFQSLVLLGYAGAWFGLVHLVIVFYEEPVLRRQFGPSYRSYCRQVGRWLPRR; encoded by the coding sequence ATGGGCTTTACGAGCACCACGCTTTGGCTGCGCAGCTTGTTTTGGGCAGCCCTCGCCCCAGGCACGGTTACTCTGCTCATCCCTTATCTGATCGTTACCCGTTGGGGTCCGGCCACGGTATCGCATTGGGGTGTCACGCAGTTCTTGGGGCTGGCGCTTGTCCTCACGGGCGCCGGCCTCTTGGTTCACTGCATTTGGAACTTCGCCGCCATCGGACGGGGAACGCTTTCACCGCTGGACGCGCCGCGCCGCCTGGTGGTCAATGGGCTCTACCGATACACCAGGAATCCGATGTACGTAAGCGTGCTGACGGTGCTGCTGGGCGAGGCTTTGCTCTTCCAATCTCTGGTCTTGCTCGGTTATGCTGGTGCTTGGTTCGGGTTGGTTCATTTGGTGATCGTCTTCTACGAGGAGCCCGTGTTGCGAAGACAGTTCGGTCCGTCCTACCGGAGCTACTGCCGCCAAGTGGGGCGATGGCTGCCGAGAAGATAG
- a CDS encoding aspartate aminotransferase family protein yields the protein MEKTSNPVAAVDADSLRREQLTHLFPVVKSFYREPLVLDRGQGVWLWDVEGEKYLDLFAGILTTSLGHAHPEVVERIREQAGRLGHTSTLYLTEPQISVARKLSEMAPEGLTRTFFTNSGTEAVETAILTARLYTGRSEIVALRHAYSGRSLLATSITAHASWRPAGGIAAGVVHARSPYAYRCPFKRPCDESCIDRFIDDLVEVIETTTTGRPAALMFEPIQGVGGYIVLPDQYMRRAAEVIRSYGGLLIVDEVQTGFGRTGSHWWGIDHAGVAPDLMVMAKGLAAGFPAAATMAREEVAAAWNVKSISTFGGNPIAMAAADATLEVMRREDTPSRCAARGRQLSQGLEALKQQYPWIGDARGRGLMQALELVHPQDKSPHPQRALALLEAARRERLLLGLGGLHNNVVRIGPSLLIEEHELAEGLQRLTRACAAVEAG from the coding sequence ATGGAGAAGACCTCAAATCCGGTTGCGGCCGTTGACGCGGACTCGCTGCGGCGGGAGCAGTTGACCCATTTGTTCCCCGTGGTCAAGTCCTTTTACCGTGAGCCGCTGGTGCTGGACCGCGGCCAGGGCGTTTGGCTGTGGGACGTGGAAGGCGAGAAATATCTCGACCTCTTCGCCGGCATCCTCACCACCTCGCTGGGTCATGCCCATCCTGAAGTGGTGGAGCGGATACGCGAGCAGGCGGGACGGCTGGGACACACCTCTACACTTTACCTGACCGAGCCGCAGATTTCAGTGGCGCGGAAGCTGTCCGAGATGGCGCCGGAGGGGTTGACCCGCACTTTCTTCACCAACAGCGGAACCGAGGCTGTCGAAACCGCCATCCTGACGGCCCGCCTCTACACCGGACGCAGCGAAATCGTGGCCCTGCGCCACGCTTACTCGGGACGCAGTTTGCTGGCCACCTCCATCACCGCTCACGCCTCCTGGCGTCCGGCGGGCGGAATCGCGGCCGGGGTGGTGCATGCCCGCTCGCCTTACGCTTACCGCTGCCCCTTCAAGCGCCCCTGCGACGAGAGCTGCATCGACCGTTTCATCGACGACCTGGTGGAGGTCATCGAAACCACCACCACGGGGCGTCCGGCGGCACTGATGTTCGAGCCCATACAGGGCGTGGGAGGCTACATCGTGCTTCCCGACCAGTACATGCGCCGGGCCGCTGAAGTCATCCGCTCCTACGGCGGACTGCTGATCGTCGACGAAGTCCAGACCGGATTCGGACGCACCGGCTCTCATTGGTGGGGCATCGACCACGCCGGGGTAGCGCCTGACCTCATGGTGATGGCCAAGGGGTTGGCCGCCGGGTTCCCCGCCGCCGCCACCATGGCCCGCGAAGAAGTGGCGGCCGCCTGGAACGTCAAATCCATCTCTACCTTCGGCGGCAACCCCATCGCCATGGCTGCCGCCGATGCCACGCTCGAGGTCATGCGCCGAGAGGACACGCCCTCCCGCTGTGCCGCCCGCGGACGCCAGCTCAGCCAGGGCCTGGAGGCGCTGAAGCAGCAATATCCCTGGATCGGCGATGCTCGCGGACGGGGATTGATGCAGGCCCTTGAACTGGTTCATCCCCAGGATAAATCTCCCCATCCCCAGCGTGCCTTGGCGTTGCTGGAAGCGGCCCGCAGGGAACGGCTTTTGCTGGGGCTGGGAGGACTCCACAACAATGTCGTTCGCATCGGTCCGTCGCTGCTCATTGAAGAGCATGAGCTGGCTGAAGGTCTGCAGCGCCTGACTCGGGCTTGCGCCGCCGTGGAGGCTGGGTAA
- the fdhF gene encoding formate dehydrogenase subunit alpha produces MTDSPKPAQAYMDGQAVDIQPGHSILQAAERAGIWIPRLCADERVSAVASCRLCLVKVEGVPAPVASCAHPISQGMKVTVADQELEDYRRTILGLMLSENPPGECPRCRDYGTCELHRLARLYELQDAAPWPAGRTSGTAPDDDNPFIHRDYSHCIYCYRCTRVCNEIEQAHAIAPAGRGFETGIAAPFESPLLQSPCTFCGQCVQVCPTGALMDRKAENVQRQPDLPAREIREVRTTCPFCGTGCGIRLRTAGDRLVGVLPDWEAPANRGSLCVKGQFGTDFIHSRDRLTRPLIRRNGELRESSWEEAIEVVSGNFKRIRRESGPEAFVFWSSSRSTNESNYLMQKFARAVIGTHSVDNCARTUHAPTVAGLAAMMGRGAMTNSIAELEDAPLILAAGTNTTESHPVLALRVKKAVAKGAKLIVADPRGIELTRLAHRWLRLHIGSDIALFNAMARVIIKEGLYDKAFVEERTEGLEELAAMVESYTPGRAQRITGVPREQIVEAARDYGRAERAAIIYTLGLTEHTCGVHNVQALANLALLCGNLGIPSAGINPLRGQNNVQGAGDMGCLPAMLPGYGKVIDPQARRHWEEAWDCTLPGQPGLTKLGALDAILEGRVKAAFIMGENTLISDANMSKTRQALESLDFMVVQDLFLTETARMADVVLPAAAFAEVDGTYTNTERRVQRVRRAVPPPGEAKADWEILRDLARAMGHPWDYRLPRQIWDEAADLTPIISGIRYDRIEEGGLQWPCPDRDHPGTRFLHEGTFPSGKGRFMAVPHTPVAEPPDQEYPFILTTGRRRATYHTGTQTGRALGFDRIAPHEWLEVSPQDAADLGIRDEEEVDIVSRRGRLRLQVRVTDRSPSGVVFSSFAFPDKAPINLLTTDAHDPATDTAEYKACAVRLERLSV; encoded by the coding sequence ATGACTGATTCACCTAAGCCTGCTCAAGCCTACATGGACGGTCAGGCCGTCGACATCCAGCCCGGCCACAGCATCTTGCAGGCGGCCGAGCGGGCGGGGATCTGGATTCCCAGGCTGTGCGCCGACGAACGCGTGTCCGCCGTAGCCAGTTGCCGGCTCTGCCTGGTCAAGGTCGAGGGGGTGCCGGCGCCTGTGGCCTCCTGCGCCCACCCCATCAGCCAGGGAATGAAGGTCACCGTGGCCGACCAGGAACTGGAGGACTACCGGCGTACCATCCTGGGCTTGATGCTCTCCGAAAACCCGCCCGGTGAATGCCCGCGCTGCCGCGACTACGGCACCTGCGAACTGCACCGCCTGGCTCGGCTCTACGAACTCCAGGACGCGGCTCCCTGGCCGGCGGGACGCACCAGCGGAACGGCCCCCGACGACGACAACCCCTTCATCCACCGCGACTACAGCCACTGCATCTACTGCTACCGCTGCACCCGGGTGTGCAACGAAATCGAACAGGCCCACGCCATCGCACCCGCCGGACGCGGATTCGAAACCGGCATCGCGGCCCCCTTCGAGAGCCCCCTGCTGCAAAGCCCCTGCACCTTCTGCGGACAGTGCGTCCAGGTCTGCCCCACCGGAGCCCTGATGGACCGCAAGGCCGAGAACGTCCAGCGCCAGCCCGATCTCCCAGCCCGGGAGATCCGAGAGGTGCGCACCACCTGCCCCTTCTGCGGCACCGGATGCGGCATCCGCCTGCGCACTGCCGGAGATCGGCTGGTGGGCGTGCTGCCCGACTGGGAGGCCCCCGCCAACCGGGGGTCGCTGTGCGTCAAGGGACAGTTCGGCACCGACTTCATCCACAGCCGCGACCGCCTCACCCGGCCCCTTATCCGCCGCAACGGAGAGCTGCGCGAGTCCTCCTGGGAGGAGGCGATCGAGGTGGTCTCAGGCAACTTCAAGCGCATCCGCCGGGAATCCGGTCCCGAGGCCTTCGTCTTCTGGTCTTCGTCCCGCTCCACCAACGAGAGCAACTACCTGATGCAAAAGTTCGCACGCGCAGTGATCGGCACCCATTCGGTCGACAACTGCGCGCGTACCTGACACGCCCCCACGGTCGCCGGTCTGGCGGCCATGATGGGACGCGGGGCGATGACCAATTCCATCGCCGAACTTGAGGACGCGCCGCTGATCCTGGCGGCTGGAACCAATACCACCGAGAGCCACCCGGTCCTGGCCCTGCGCGTCAAGAAAGCCGTGGCCAAAGGCGCCAAGCTGATCGTGGCCGATCCGCGCGGCATCGAACTGACCCGCTTGGCCCACCGCTGGCTTCGCCTGCACATCGGCAGCGACATCGCCCTCTTCAACGCCATGGCCCGGGTCATCATCAAAGAGGGCCTCTACGACAAGGCCTTCGTCGAGGAGCGGACCGAGGGGCTGGAGGAGTTGGCCGCCATGGTCGAGTCCTACACGCCGGGACGGGCCCAACGCATCACAGGCGTCCCGCGAGAGCAGATCGTGGAGGCGGCCCGCGACTACGGCCGCGCCGAACGCGCCGCCATCATCTACACGCTGGGACTGACCGAGCACACTTGCGGCGTCCACAACGTGCAGGCGCTGGCCAACCTGGCCCTGCTGTGCGGCAACCTGGGCATCCCCTCGGCCGGCATCAACCCGCTGCGGGGACAGAACAACGTGCAGGGCGCGGGCGACATGGGATGCCTCCCCGCCATGCTGCCCGGCTACGGCAAGGTCATCGATCCCCAAGCCCGCCGCCACTGGGAAGAGGCCTGGGACTGCACGCTTCCCGGCCAGCCCGGACTCACCAAGCTGGGAGCCCTCGACGCCATCCTGGAAGGGCGCGTGAAAGCCGCCTTCATCATGGGCGAGAACACCCTCATCTCAGACGCCAACATGAGCAAGACCCGCCAGGCCCTGGAGTCGCTCGACTTCATGGTGGTGCAGGACCTCTTCCTCACCGAAACGGCCCGCATGGCCGACGTGGTGCTGCCCGCCGCCGCCTTCGCCGAAGTGGACGGGACCTACACCAACACCGAGCGGCGCGTCCAGCGGGTGCGGCGGGCCGTGCCGCCTCCAGGAGAAGCCAAAGCCGACTGGGAGATCCTGCGCGATCTGGCCCGCGCCATGGGACACCCCTGGGACTACCGCCTTCCCCGCCAGATCTGGGACGAGGCAGCCGACCTGACCCCCATCATCTCCGGCATCCGCTACGACCGCATCGAAGAAGGAGGACTGCAGTGGCCCTGCCCCGACCGCGACCATCCCGGCACCCGCTTCCTGCATGAGGGCACCTTCCCCTCAGGCAAAGGACGCTTCATGGCCGTGCCCCATACGCCGGTAGCCGAGCCTCCCGACCAGGAATACCCCTTCATCCTCACCACCGGACGCCGCCGCGCCACCTACCACACCGGCACCCAAACCGGGCGCGCGCTGGGATTCGACAGGATCGCACCCCACGAATGGCTGGAAGTCAGCCCCCAGGACGCCGCCGACCTGGGCATCCGCGACGAAGAGGAAGTCGACATCGTCTCCCGCCGCGGACGCCTGCGCCTGCAAGTCCGCGTCACCGACCGCTCGCCCTCGGGCGTGGTCTTCTCCAGCTTCGCCTTCCCCGACAAAGCCCCCATCAACCTGCTCACCACCGACGCCCACGACCCCGCCACCGACACCGCCGAATACAAAGCCTGCGCGGTGCGCCTGGAACGCCTGAGCGTTTGA
- a CDS encoding NADH-ubiquinone oxidoreductase-F iron-sulfur binding region domain-containing protein, with translation MSHQWAPFLDKLHRRQDQAGHLSRQAVEEVASGCGIAVAEAWGAVRFYHYFKTQPGDDRTERCQGPVCGLLKGHEAGDGMTACPGLCDQGPARRRGSVFQARAGRAVFSPPLVPIRGAVFPPALSSDGESLQAYLSAGGYLSLQRLNQGRLSGYEALQTLQESGLRGMGGAGFPAAVKWKAVREESSIPKYVVCNADEGEPGTFKDRAILHLTPHRLIEGMALCGHLVESTRGIIYLRYEYPEAAAILTRAIEEADQAGFLDGFQIEIRRGAGSYVCGEETAMLNSLEGRMPWPREKPPFPTQSGLFGCPTVINNVETLAAVPAILREGAQWFRDLGRGAACGSKLYSVSGCVKRPGNFELPLGISARRLIDEYAGGALSGPVKAFTLGGISGGLLGPQHLDMPLDFEHPQKEGFFLGSGGVVVLDQSACPVDFVHRCLLFYQQESCGRCVPCRIGTVRLRETVETLTRGGGASPADLSQALAPLLDTMKVTSACGMGRSVPLVMRGLTEYCAQEVEEHQNGHCRNQVCFRTGPGVEAAHD, from the coding sequence ATGTCACACCAATGGGCTCCCTTTTTGGATAAGCTTCACCGGCGCCAGGATCAAGCCGGGCACCTGAGCCGTCAGGCGGTGGAAGAGGTGGCCTCAGGATGCGGGATTGCGGTGGCCGAAGCCTGGGGGGCGGTCCGCTTCTACCACTATTTCAAGACGCAACCAGGCGACGATCGCACGGAGAGGTGCCAAGGGCCCGTCTGCGGACTCTTGAAAGGCCACGAGGCGGGAGATGGGATGACCGCCTGCCCCGGTCTCTGTGATCAGGGACCGGCGCGGCGCAGGGGAAGCGTCTTTCAGGCCCGCGCCGGGAGGGCCGTTTTTTCGCCCCCGCTGGTGCCTATCAGGGGCGCCGTCTTTCCCCCGGCCTTGAGTTCCGACGGCGAATCATTGCAAGCTTACCTGAGCGCCGGGGGGTATCTGTCGTTGCAGCGCTTGAACCAGGGACGGCTGAGCGGCTACGAGGCCCTGCAAACGCTGCAAGAAAGCGGACTGCGGGGAATGGGCGGAGCCGGATTCCCGGCGGCCGTCAAGTGGAAGGCGGTGCGGGAAGAGTCTTCCATACCCAAGTACGTGGTGTGCAACGCTGACGAAGGCGAGCCGGGGACTTTCAAAGACCGGGCCATCCTGCATCTGACGCCCCATCGCCTGATCGAGGGCATGGCCCTGTGCGGGCACCTGGTGGAATCGACGCGCGGCATCATCTACCTGCGCTACGAATACCCTGAAGCCGCCGCCATTCTGACCCGCGCCATCGAAGAAGCCGACCAGGCCGGCTTCCTGGACGGATTCCAGATCGAGATACGCCGCGGAGCCGGCTCCTATGTGTGCGGCGAAGAGACAGCCATGCTCAATTCGCTGGAAGGACGCATGCCCTGGCCCCGCGAAAAGCCTCCCTTCCCCACCCAATCAGGGCTCTTCGGATGTCCCACCGTGATCAACAACGTGGAGACGCTGGCCGCCGTCCCCGCCATTCTGCGGGAGGGCGCGCAGTGGTTCCGGGACCTGGGCCGGGGCGCGGCCTGCGGAAGCAAGCTCTACTCGGTGAGCGGATGCGTCAAGCGTCCGGGCAACTTCGAGCTGCCCTTGGGAATCAGCGCCCGCCGACTGATCGACGAGTACGCCGGCGGAGCCCTCTCGGGACCGGTCAAGGCCTTCACCCTGGGCGGAATCTCAGGCGGATTGCTGGGTCCGCAGCACCTCGACATGCCTCTCGACTTCGAACATCCGCAGAAAGAGGGCTTTTTCCTGGGCTCGGGAGGAGTGGTGGTGCTCGATCAATCAGCCTGTCCCGTCGATTTCGTGCACCGCTGCCTGCTCTTCTACCAGCAGGAAAGCTGCGGACGCTGCGTCCCCTGCCGCATCGGAACCGTCCGCCTGCGCGAAACGGTCGAGACCCTGACCCGCGGCGGCGGCGCCTCCCCGGCGGACTTGAGCCAGGCGCTGGCTCCCCTGCTCGACACCATGAAGGTGACCTCAGCCTGCGGAATGGGCCGCAGCGTCCCCCTGGTCATGCGCGGACTGACCGAGTACTGCGCCCAGGAAGTGGAGGAACATCAAAACGGCCATTGCCGCAACCAGGTTTGCTTCAGGACCGGTCCCGGAGTGGAGGCCGCCCATGACTGA